The segment AATCAGATCATCCAAGCGGAGATGGGATGAGGTCTGACTCTATAACGAAATAGCACAAATTGTTATAGATCAGATGAGTCATGTCATCAAAGatcaatttgttcaaatcatgcaaGAACAGATTTCTCAACTTCTAAAGGACCAGATATATAATTCTGTGCAGAGTGAATTTTCTGCTAGTGATACAAGTAGCGGCTTTGTGTCTCAAGGTGAGAAGCAACGCCCTTCGTTGGACTCGCGAAGTCCATTTCGCAAATCTTCGAGTGTTTCTAGAGAACAGAGTTTCTCAAACGCTATTAAACCCGAGAGTGTTGACCGAGGGCTTTCCAGAAAATATACCGGTCGAGTCAGCGACTCTCACTTGGGTTCAAATAATTGTGGTTAACCCTGTGTAGATCACAGGATGCAGGCCCGTAGACAGGatttttcaggggggggggggggtacatagaCTCGCAACGCGAGTCTATCACCTCGCACCGCGAGGTGCCACTACGGTAGGCACTCTGGGGTATTTAGTGCAAAATCCTGCAACCTagcaatttcctggcacttaatttgaattttggaatcatgccttttttactatgaattttcatgattttcataaaaaaatcccGACTTAAatagtcacaattcaaacaaaatgccgactttaatagtgcttagtagttttcaagggggggggggggtcgtacGAATGCTGGAcgactcgcccccaagacaagtCGCCCCTtcttaggacaactcgccctctcttAGGACAAAtcgcccccttctcttgagacaactcgcccccaatattatatataaatatattatcacattttatttttattttgtgtgtgtgtgtgttatttacactttaaaccctataaagatacgtctttctatttcatactttaacatgaatggtaaattctaatagaatcATGCAAGGTTTGCTTATTGCATTTCaaaaaaaagttatatttttcataaatcaattggcaagaaaaattatatttactgatcttcaggtaattgattaaatgtctccaATACTGAGAAAATTTGGGGGTTTGAGGgtgtgtgggttttttgtttttttgtttggttttttttttttttttttcatcgatatagtatacaatgtacataagtgtaaaggtgaagcatgaatactctgatacatgtaattatcttttaatgcgtctctcaactaattcccgttgaaaaataataaaattcccattttagaaattgtataacggctttgctttactgattctttttacgcggggtgattctttttacgcggcgatttcaaagtgtaaagaactctgatgatgagtacctcataacgtttgaagtaaattaATAACAGCTTGGgtgaaatcaaacaattagatttaacaacagacgcagattattgataattatactacgtcagctgtagaccaagctaatactctccctataccaaacactaacttgtttccgctgaaattatatattttacatgtacataaaagtgataatgaatttactgaacccaaacactggattttcactaaaatctttcgtcttgcataaaaagacacgaagttcggtgtttatgtgaacacgtcttattgtctgtgatgtatatactatctataagaaattcattaatttttgctaaaacACCTCTTcgatttagaccaaaaataacaattgtaaacatgtattatatgtatgatatgaaggagCGAGAtatctcaagagagggggcgagttgtcccgaagagggggcgagttgtcttgagggcgagttgtcttaggggcgagttgtcccgacgagggggcgagttgtcttgagggcgagttgtcttgggggcgagttgtcctgataccgtTCGTACGAACCCCACGAACCCCCCCTGGCTACGGGTGTGGGATGAACGGTCCTGCAGATGATGTAGAAATACCCCGTGTtcactttgaaattttttgatCGGTAACGAGCTCAAGATACACCCCCACAGAAGAAAACGAGCACGTGCGGCATGACTATTATCGACCTGCTTTCCGCTCTCCCCAACGCTTTATAGAAGGaagaaacaaaaaacaaaaagcCCGCAAATTATGACGGGAAGACCTCTTGGTCTGATTATCTCCTACAATTTGAAATTATAGCTTAACTAAATGATTGGAATGATGTAACAAGGGCCTATGAGCTTTCAATACCACTCAGAGGTGATGCTCAAACCGTTTTGAGCGATATGAGCCCTAATATGCTTAGGAATTATCACCAATTAGTCGATATTAGTCGATATTCTTGGCTTACGATTCGAGCCCCGGAATCTGTTTGAACTGTATCGcacgaaaataaagaataaaatcAGAAAACGCGGAGAAAAATTAGAAGATTTGGCTCACGATATTATGTCACTTGCTAGGTATGCTTACCCAAATGTCACTCCCGAAACTAGGGAACAACTTGCCAAAGATTGTTTTATAGACTCTTTATGTGATGCCCAGCTTGAATGGGCTGTGTATCAAGGCAAGCCGTTATCACTTCAACAAGCTGTCACTTTAGCTCTAGAATGTGAAGCTTTCCAAAATGGGCGAAAACAACGGTCAAATTTTAAATTCAGTAGAGCCATGAATGAAATTCAGAACACTGGCTCTTATTCCCAACAACCCTCACACCCCACAAACTGCGATAAAGACAGACGAACTTCTGAACTAAGTACACTTCAGCGTCCTCCAGATTAAACATGCCAGACAAATTCCCAGCGTAAAGGCTAATGTCATTATTGCGGCTTAAATGGTCACTGGAAGTCGGAATGCGAAAAATACAAGAGACCAGAACATGAAACGCCCGTACATAAGACACCACTCTTTCCCCACTGCCCAGAAATCCTCCACCCCCTTAAACTTGGGGTAGCTGACACTGTGGGTCAAGTGTCAGCTGAACCCCGTCCCCAAAATCTGAAGAAATACCCCCTTCCAAGAAATCTGATGCATTGTTTATGAAAGCTTTAGTTTTCGGGGTTAAGATTGGTTGTCTATTAGATACAGGTTCTACAGCCACTATTTTACATTctggtaaatattttgagaTACCAAATCACGTACGCCCTACCCTTGATCCTTCTTCTACTGCGAATGGCCAACGGTGGAGTCGTGAAACCCATAGGACATGCAACCTTCCCCCTTGTTATAGGCAATAAAGAGTATCAAAATTTGATTGTTACTGATATTGATGAGCAATTCGTCCTTGGATTTGACTTTTTAGCTAAGTACAAATGTTCTATTGATGCTGCTGCAGATAGGTCATACACCTGTCACAAAGAACCCAACCCTAAGAAATGAGGCAACCTGTCGAATTCGTGTAAGCGAGGATGTTGTTCTACCCCCTTCCAGTGAAATGAGTCATAAAGGGTGAGCTTGTTTGAGAAACTTTTATGGTTAACGGTCTTTTAGAGCCATGTAGCGAAACGCTTGCTCAAAGTGGAGTTGTGATAGCCAGATCCCTGGTAGATATGCAGCAAAATAGTGTACCACTAAGAGTTGGGAACTTCACAAATGAAACAGttatatgtactgtacataaaGGTATTGTTGCAGCAGTCTGTGAAACAGTTACTGATATAAGTGTCCAAGagttacaaaacaaataaaccaACAAAGAATTGGTTTCCACGATATTGAAGTTCCAGAACACTTAACTGCCTTGTATAAATCCTCAGAAGCTCTGCTAAATGAAGATCAGAGAGATGCCTTTCAGCAGCTGTTGATCAAACACCAGACTATTTGCAAAATCAAAAAGTGACCAAGGTGCTACCAGTGTAATTCAACATCAAATCAACACTGGGGATGCTGCACCAATCAAGCAAGCAGCTCCACGACTACCCGTAATGAAACAACAAATAGTCAAAGATGAAGTGAATACCATGTTGAAAAATGGAATCATACAACCCTCAACCAGCCCTTGGGTTTCCCCTATTGTAATTTGTACTAAGAAAGATGGCTCGGTGcgtttttgtattgattatcGGCGACTGAATGCTGTCACGCACAAATATTCGTACCCCTTGCCCCGCATTGATGATTCACTTGACGTTCTTAAAGGTTCGAAATGGTTTTCAACCCTTGATTTACAAAGTGCGTTTTGGCAAGTCCAGATGAAAGACAAAGATGCAGAGAAAACAGCTTTTGTTATAAATGgcgttttatatgaattttgtgTTATGCCCTTTGGACTCTGCAATGCCCCAGTTACCTTTCAACGTCTCGTGGAATGTGTTCTCAGTGGCCTAAACTTTTTAGATTTGCTTGCTTTATATTGATGACATTATTGTCTTTTCAGATAATTTCGAACAGCACCTTGAGAAGTTATCCAGTGTTTTAGacagtttacaaaatacaagtCTCAAAATATCACCCAAGAAATGCAGTCTGTTTCAAAACAAAGTGTCCTTTTAAGGTCATATTGTAAGTTCTGATGGCATAGCTACTTACCCTGCTAAAACGCAAGCAATTAAGTCTTGACCAGAACCAAAGTCAGTGAATTAAGGAGTTTCCTTGGCACATGTGCTTACTATAGGCGTTTCATAAAGTCATTTAGTGACATAGCAATACCTCTGTATAAATTAATAGAGAAGGATTCTGCAATTTCTTGGCctgaaaattgtaaactttCATTTAAGAAAGACTGTCTAATTTCTGCACCAGTTCTAGGATACCCTGATATAACCCAGGAATTCATTATAGGTACAGATGCAAGTGGATTCTACATCGGAGGTGTGCTCACTCAGATCAAAGATGACAGGGAACAAGTTATTGCTTATTTCAATAAATCCTTATCTAGAGCCGAGTGTAACTATTGTGTTACCCGACGCGAACTCCTTGCTGTTGTTGAAGGAGTAAAACACTTTAATCACTACTTATATGGTAAACATTTTACAATGAGAACAGATCATGGAGCTCTGAATTGGctcaaacaatttaaaaattctgaAGGGCAGATGGCCCGTTGGTTGGAAGTTCCCTCTGTGTATGATTTCACTATTATTTACCGTCCTGGAAAATATCATGGGAATGTTGATGGTCTTTCTGTGGCCAATGTTCATACtgtaaaagaaaagaagaaaggGAGATAGAATCAATACAACCGAAAGAATGCTATGATGAGGTGTGTGCGATAAGGAGTCAGCAACAAAACCCCAGATCTACAACCGAATACATTGACCAGTACAATGTGGTCCAAGATGAGCTGAATGAATGTAACAATTCAGCATCTGATTATTGGCAAACTTCAAAGAAAGCAGAATTGAAAGATGCTCAAGTTAGCGATTCTGTTATCTCagtggtatatacatgtaagtggaaGCAATCTTCCATACGTCCTGCATGGACTGAAATATCTCACatgaattttgaattaaaaacttaCCCAGTACTGATCAATCACaatagaaatgaatggaaacgTTCAAGTCTGTCATCATTCACAACAACTGATATCTAGTAAATAACTTACTACTGTGTAAAGGTCAATTTGAATCCCGGTTattttccatacttgcacaataacgtctagatgtgaactaatatccccacaaatattttagcttgacctaaatatttaaaataatatatcatcccagtgcctttaaatacatgcaataattattcaaatagtaaaactcacggcaatgcggctttcattagtccggtccggtctccatccttgccacacgagtgttaagcatttttgtagcattttcatgaatcaagagcttattttacctttagaaaagctaaattttttaatttctataaattattcgtgttgataatacaTGAAGAacgaatacataacatataacgaattttatgaatatataccaacaacaacagggttcgaatacgccggtttcgggatacgtccgagttatttccctttgaagaactctcgtacatagtgaGGCgctaaagaatttgtttacacgcgggagtgggacagatattgatcatagcgtaagtgaatgtactaagtaagtttctcatacgctgtttgataacccgaattcgactgatacacaaacttagtaagtgataagtatttaggaagtaattaaatacatagaattcttatcctatcacgttatttcgttcgtcataagtaccatatccaagatatttcttgcaaatatgacattgtttctatgtttccactttagtaaaacatttttttcgatagtatttagtatttcccacatttacatatttaaagagaagccgcttttaatacatttcatcgtcttcctcgttggttgtatatccactctgtcccacttaggcattcaaagttccactaaatgcacctcctatacagaagagttcgtatctcgaaactggcgtattgacCGACTACCTAACATgactacgtcaacaaacgaaatcatgtGAAGTTGGGAGTTtgcaggtcgtatggggctttaatgaatatttgaaggtatgtttggacacaagtatagtaggaaaatatgttaagaattttttttatattaaatttatgagacagcaactcaagaatacaacgatataaggcatcaaccgtgcgcagcttatCGAGGGTTTTtgtaaggggtggatctgtagctctctgttccgtcaaaatgttttttttcagagagctacagttctgcagctactaCTATACTTAGTCCAAACATACCCTCAAATCCATACGACCCggaaactcacagcttcaaatgatttcgtttgttgacgtagccatgttaagtagccggtcaattcgaaccctgtcCCGAACAACTGCTCAAAATTGCCGCCTGCTAATATGAATGTAAACCCTGTACTAGATCGGTTGTAAAATTACGACTAATTTAAACACGACATATTTACTACAGCGATGCATATATTTgcccaatctctacccagagttgttgttccttgctctcacttgcaagtgagtgtaaggaacgataattctgggtagagattgatatttgcctataggtggcgataaaccggaaacgtgATGACtaaagcaaaatccaactgtCGACAATAAAGCGCAACTTATCGCTTTGAAAACCTGTGCACATCCAACCCAAGAACTTTTCTTGCAAATAATAGGATTCATATGCATTAAAAATACTATGTCAAACTATGAagctattttattttatcatacaattagaaCTGGTTCATATGCCATGAACTTTGTAAGCGTACATATACCTCCCTCCATTTCCAATACTTTAAATTAATCCATCTGTCAAActtctcttcttctttttttcaatatcgAGGCGTTTATGACACTAATTAAAACAACTAATGCTTATCAAAACTCCATTCATTTtagttatttgaaaataaaaaacaaaaaacaaaacaaaaaatcgaTGAAATTCGGCAGgattaaaaaaacccatcaattattgggatttttaaaacaaacgtgTACCAGTTCAAAAACATTAGTTTTAATTTATTAATGGTAGAAAATTTAGGGAAGAAATCCATTGGAGCAATGGCTATGTTATCAAAAATACACCACGGGTGTAACGTTATCAACGTTTTGTTTATGCCCCAGTATTCTCGCACTTACTCGCGAGACTTGTCATATATACCAATAACGCATAAAACTCAAAAATAAGAACTGCTTAAATCTATTTCCTTGGCACGTCCGGTAATGCAAACTACGAtgacactcccccccccccccccccccccccccccccccgataacAAACAATGCCACTTACTATTAACGACTGAAgaatcattaattaattctagttttgtgaataaaatttaatgtatcctcaggcgcggatccagatattttttccaggggggggggggggggtcgaaccttttcacaaaaaaatatttataatataataacagtcaactcatttttcttataaatcgttatattgtaattttttttatctttgcaaattccagagggggtccggacccccccccccccccccctctagatcGGCGCATGATCCTTACAACAACAGAGGAAAGGGGCTCAAATATTTTCcaattaattcaataaattgatatgcaaacgctgaaatatttcattaaatgtgTTAAACCTAGGATTATGTACAGTATCATGAATAGTcttctaattttctcttttaaaaCGTGCCATTGCTAAAGGGGATtattatatgaatttcattttttaaagaattggaTAGGTGCGCACAAGTGGGGAGGGGTGGGTGTAAACAGAAAAATTCTGAATCCGCGCATACACGTACGTGCAATAgtgttgaatttatcgatttatttaaaattttaaataaattatcattatatcaaaatgcatttaattttcaaaGGCAGTGTTGTTCacacaattttacaaacttgaaaggtttgcgACAAGACTTAAAGGACATTTTAATCATACAATTAGTTACTAGGAACGATGAGGGTAGAGATAAGGAGGATATGAGGCAGTCGATAACATACAGTGCAAAACAAGCCGTCAAATGTTAAGCTATAGTCACACTGAGTGAAGGCCGCAGATTTGTATACAgtatagaaatattttaatcacattcatgtataatATGTGTGTAAAATGTTCATGCAGGGTATTTTGGAGTAATCTAGCTCTAGCAAGAACCTAATACAGgacttttaaaaagataaaaccCTGGGGGGAAACTAAGATAGGCTGTTTCTGCTGCCTAATTTTATTTATGtactgagtatttggcaaaGAGATATTGCTTGATTTGAACCtaatcaaagcatgaacattacaaaatatctgAACTTGTAGCTGCACTCGCTCAAaaggtagcaccgtcaacacaTAGACTATATCATGATTATATCTACATTTGTTACATGCAGTTAGGCCTAGTCTAACAGAGTCACTTGTCAAATGCGTCACAATGGCGGCGATTCTGTGCAGAAACGTCAtaacattgtgacgtcataattgttTCTACGGAAGAGAAAACAGATTCACAAGCAACATTGAAGAAGCAAGTTCTTATTTCAAAGAATATTGATCAATTTGCAAGGAAGTCATGATGGTAATGAGCATTTTATGTACGCTTGATTtacatattatattttcatacatgtattcttgTTTTCTTATTGAAATATCTATGATATTGAACGTGTAACTATTTTCTTCTCTTTCAGGAACTCGAATACGGTGGTGCAATTTTGAGAGAATTAGAGGGTGAATTGGAAGAGGTGCAGTAACGCATACATGATTAAACTAATTTCATAAGTTCATTTGATGTGTTTTACCGGTTTAAGCATATTGATCTTATTATGTTTCCGTTATTCTGAATTAATCAGGATAGTTTAGTACTCACAGATAGTGAGAACTGATGAGTTTGAAAAGCCATTTGAAGAAAAAGATATATGAGCCCATCAATGTCAAATGaatattatatttacaaataaagaaataaatgtaattcgggataaaataatgataatgtagaatattttttagtaattgtttgtatcataatttttagAAAGATGCCTATGGATTCGCGGACGGGGATATAGCCCTACTCCAATGCAATTCAGCAAAGATTACAGATTTCCGAGGGAAGAACATTAAAAAGGTGCAACATAAAGTACATGTTCTCATTGTTCTGTTTTCTTAACAAAGTCAAGTAAAATATAGAATGGTTTTCATTTTCGTGTTCTCTCACATAAATGTATTCGTTTTAAATGTATACGTCCCGAATTTGTTTTGTAGGTTGACAAGTCGGGCAGTAATAGCATTGGAGAATACTTGTGCCGACAATCAGATTGTGAACAATCAGAAATCATGGAGGTACTGGTCATAGAAACACCTCTAAGAAACAATGGGGAAATGATACTACTATCGATAGTAgttgaatataaattttatatatccCGGTTTGTCTGTTTTTCCAGGGAGGCGATATGGAACAAGCGGTATTGGAGGATGACCAGGAGAACGATCTGTCAATGGCGGAGTTCAGAGATGGAAGGGAATACCTACAGTGGTTGGATCGACAGCTTCCTTACCTACAGGTATGGTCGGATACATATTGTTTAACTAGCCTCAAAGATAAATATACATACTTTCATTAATCATAATTTAACGTAATTTTTTGGTTCTTTTCACAATTGaggcgtcaaacctaagatgtaaacatacGTTAGTGATTACTCCTTCGCTTAACGCGCttagcatttagaagtgagaatcacgggtctttcggatatgaccttaaaaacggaagtTCCGTGTCACGCCGGGCGTtagcacattaaagaaccctcttAGATACCGTCCTGAGCGGTAAGCATAGGTGTAAATTTGTGTCATTTCACCTCcaactggtgacgtcttaatatgagtgaaaatttctcgacggAACGTTAAATAACCGACTAACCGATTGTTGAGACAATTATAAAGCGAACTTTTGGAATTGCAAATGTGTCAGATTATACGTATATCATTTCAGGCTTTTGAACCCGATGACAATGTCCACTATTTTTTCTTCCGGAGCTGGAGTAAAGAGACATACTATCCTGAAATGGAATCTTTAATTGCAAGTTCTTTTTTCTACTTAtgaaatgtatttgttttaatccaAAGAAAGAAAGACTGGCATTTTCATTACATGAACAGAGAAATATTCATTGATGTTTTAGCACAGGTTTTGTgatcacaaaaccttgacttgtgaggatggTTTTAGCATAACTAACTTATTTTGTCACCTTGTGACGGACTTGTTCAGAATGATCTTCAAAATAGCACAAAAAATGTCAACTCTCCTCCCTCTTAATGTAGttctttttcaaaaagtaaaGCCATGTATCAGTAGATTCCTTGACGCATTTCAAATGTGGAAACACTCTTTGTATGGATAGGTGATCAATCTTATATTGCTAAAATGTGTATGCAGTTGTAATTTGTGTAATAATTTTCCAGGAGGAAATGGAGGAGGATGGGATAAATGAAGATGAAGAAGAAATAGTGAGTGAAGAAGAAAACGTCTGGGAAGAGGGCACCAAGCCAGAATTTAAAGACGGCAGACAACTAGTGGAGTGGCTTGGAAGAAAGCTGCCATATATGGAGGTACACCCTACAGTTAGAAATGCTATCTTATATATTGCACAAGTTTCGTAAATTTATCGTATATCAATGGAGAGTATACAATACTCCCTTATTGCATTTACTTAAATGTGACttcatttttaaattgaaatttcagCCCTTTGCCCCAGATGATGCAGTGCACTACTACTTTTGTAGAGAGTGGAGTAGAGATAATTTTCAACCTAAATTAGATCTCCTGGTTGTAAGTGGCattatcaatatctatattatATCAGTGGAATGTGttatatctctttttgaaaattcatgagggtatgaaccgCGACGCTTCACATCGGCGTACATTTTAAAGTGCGTTAAACTAGCACTTCATGAGAAGTATACCGGCGTGAAGCCTccagttcataccctcaagtattttcaaaaatgaatttcaatttttacttttacattctactttcatttctattggaatttccagccgttaaaatagatgttctatatttatcaagatttatattgTTCATTGTTCATAATATTGCAGGGAAGTCATGAGTAAACAGCGATCATTACACATCAAagcaaaattatttgaaatttaagttGATATTTCGTTATGTATTCAAGGAGGAAGACATGGAAACAACAACCGAAGACGAATACATGGAAGGGACCATTCCTGAAGAATGCATGGGAGGGACCATTCATGACGAAAGCATGAAAGAGATCAATCGTGACGAAAGCATGAAAGAGACCATTCATGACAAAAGTATGGAAGGTATCATTCATGACGAAAGCATGGAAGGGACCATTAATGATATTGAGGAAGAAAATGATGAGGAGGTAAAGCATCTAGTGTTCATTCATCTTGATTTTGTAGACACAAAATGAACTTCATTTCTATAGCAGTGTTAACGTGTCTGTCTATTTCAGGAAAATCCGTATATTAAAATGATGAGAAGTCCTTTGGTTGTGGAAGGATTTTTAATAAAGGTAATCCATACTGTACAGTAATATTTTAAACTTTCCCACAAACTGTATGCCATATAATTCTTAGTAAACTTGTATGTATGACATTATCTTTGTACATTATGTTTCTAATGcctttttgtttttatttaaaacgtGCCAAACAGAATAAAGACAATACCACAAACATCAGAAAAGAAAGCAAAGATCTGATGAATGAGACTGGGACATTGAGCGCTCTGTTGTCTGACGATAAGAAGGTAAATTACTGCATTCTGAATGATAATTACATCTTATATGTATAATCCGTTGAACTACAATATTCTACCTCCAATTctggtttttattttgaaagtataagAATATAcaggttggttttttttgttgggtttttttttttttttttttttttttttttttttttttttacatttattttgaaattctacCGTTTTCGTTGTTTTCAGCAGAACAGCTTCAAGCTTTTTAAACTGTGGTGTAGGCTTAACACATCTATTCAACTTCTtgttaaatttatttactttcatggtacatgtattcgTATATACAGAAAATGtgtgtgaaataaatcaaatgataaaataatcTAACCTTCAACAAATTaacctaatatatatatataataaaatatttacagaatATAGGATATTATTTTAGGAAAATATCAATGTATTCGTTTATCATTCGTCATTTCAGAAGAATGGAAAGGAAAATAAGAAGCATGGGAAAAAAGCAAAGAAAGGGAGGAGAGCCATTTTGTTCTTCTTTCGATTGTTCGGAAGATAACAAGGAACTCTTATACAATTTCCACAAAAtgaacagtgaaatgttatattatttacatatcttatagaaaaaaagttgttttaaatgtttgaagTATTTAATGCGTAATAAACAGActcaaaatgaattttgtagATTAATGCTGCGTGTCTCGTACACGAGATTTCTCATGGGAAACGATatctatgaaataaaaataacgGCATGCTTCCCCATGTCAATCTTTCAAATTAATATGAAAGTCCTAGATAGTTAAGGAGATCTTGAATATATGTAGGTGAGGTtatttaaaagtaggtcaaactccaagatcaaccaccattgtgtcacaagttgttgtcataaagaatctataaaCAAAATGTGAATGCCCTATCTAAGATAGGTCCGGATATACTCAATAGATAATGTTTCTTAAAAGTTGGTCAaaaggttacaaggtcaaaagtcatgaTATGTAAAAAGGTCTTGGCATAAAGACTATATGCAATGTATTCTGATccagtttttgagaagattgtTAAAACTGTTCTCAATATATCAGAGTGTAAAAcgttgattccctattgtggcatCACCCTACCCCCGaggaccatgatttgcacaaacttgtATCTACCTCATCCCCAAAGGCCATGAATTTGACAACATTGAATCTGCAATATTTCAGAaagctttaaaaaaattaaatgaccccaccctacttttatgattatctcccctttgaatggagcatggcccttcatttgaacatacttgaatccccttcaccaaaAGATGATCTGTACTAAATTTGATAGAaattgtcccagtggttcttgagaagataataatgtgaaaagttgatggacagatggacggacggccAGACGACAAAGGGTGATCAGAATTATAgctcaatgaaaggtgaagataatgaacagtgatcaatctcataactcctataatcaaa is part of the Ostrea edulis chromosome 2, xbOstEdul1.1, whole genome shotgun sequence genome and harbors:
- the LOC125681317 gene encoding uncharacterized protein LOC125681317, producing the protein MLSYILHKFRKFIVYQWRVYNTPLLHLLKCDFIFKLKFQPFAPDDAVHYYFCREWSRDNFQPKLDLLVEEDMETTTEDEYMEGTIPEECMGGTIHDESMKEINRDESMKETIHDKSMEGIIHDESMEGTINDIEEENDEEENPYIKMMRSPLVVEGFLIKNKDNTTNIRKESKDLMNETGTLSALLSDDKKKNGKENKKHGKKAKKGRRAILFFFRLFGR